One Phycisphaera mikurensis NBRC 102666 DNA window includes the following coding sequences:
- a CDS encoding nucleotide sugar dehydrogenase produces the protein MTDPEPASRTPPAPAEPPAPPDATAAGAELARRFADRTAAVAVVGLGYVGLPLCRAMLDAGFRVLGFDADPAKVAAASARPARDWVPHLGEGFVERLVGSGRFEATGDAARLADADAVLLCVPTPLKPDLSPDLSFVRDTAAAVAAAARPGQLVVLESTTYPGTTREVVLPPLEAAGLVLGRSVFVAYAPEREDPGRRDHTTATIPRLVGGLDAASGRLAATLYRAAISRVVEVSSAEVAEAAKLHENVFRAVNIGLVNEQKELWLELGIDPFEVLDAAATKPFGFMRFDPGPGIGGHCIPIDPHYLAWRAREAGLDPRFIELAGEVNRRTPARVAERTAAALAGGGRPVRGARVLVLGLAYKADVADTRESPALDLIDRLQEAGAAVSCHDPHVPRSPRHAGLASVPLTAATLAAADAVVVATDHAALDLALVGEHASLVVDTRNAMAAVRPCRARVVLA, from the coding sequence GTGACCGATCCGGAACCGGCATCCCGAACGCCCCCGGCCCCGGCGGAGCCCCCGGCTCCGCCCGATGCGACGGCCGCCGGGGCGGAGCTGGCGCGGCGGTTCGCCGACCGGACCGCGGCGGTGGCGGTGGTGGGGCTCGGCTACGTGGGGCTGCCGCTGTGCCGAGCGATGCTCGACGCCGGCTTCCGCGTGCTCGGCTTCGACGCCGATCCCGCCAAGGTCGCCGCGGCTTCGGCCCGGCCGGCGCGGGACTGGGTCCCGCACCTGGGCGAGGGCTTCGTCGAGCGCCTCGTCGGCTCCGGGCGCTTCGAGGCCACCGGCGACGCCGCCCGGCTGGCCGACGCCGACGCCGTGCTGCTGTGCGTGCCGACGCCGCTGAAGCCGGACCTCTCGCCGGACCTCTCCTTCGTCCGCGACACCGCCGCGGCGGTCGCCGCCGCCGCTCGGCCCGGCCAGCTGGTCGTGCTGGAGAGCACCACCTACCCCGGCACCACCCGCGAGGTGGTGCTGCCGCCGCTGGAGGCGGCGGGCCTGGTGCTCGGCCGGTCCGTCTTCGTCGCCTACGCGCCCGAGCGGGAGGACCCCGGCCGCCGCGATCACACGACCGCAACGATCCCGCGCCTCGTCGGCGGGCTCGACGCCGCCTCGGGCCGCCTCGCCGCCACGCTGTACCGCGCGGCGATCTCGCGGGTGGTCGAGGTCTCCTCCGCGGAGGTGGCCGAGGCGGCCAAGCTGCACGAGAACGTGTTCCGGGCGGTGAACATCGGCCTCGTGAATGAGCAGAAGGAGCTCTGGCTGGAGCTGGGCATCGACCCCTTCGAGGTGCTCGACGCCGCGGCGACCAAGCCCTTCGGCTTCATGCGCTTCGACCCCGGTCCGGGCATCGGCGGCCACTGCATCCCGATCGACCCGCACTACCTCGCGTGGCGGGCGCGGGAGGCGGGGCTGGATCCGCGCTTCATCGAGCTCGCCGGCGAGGTCAACCGCCGCACGCCTGCGCGGGTCGCCGAGCGGACCGCGGCCGCGCTCGCCGGCGGCGGCCGCCCGGTCCGCGGCGCCCGCGTGCTCGTGCTGGGGCTCGCGTACAAGGCCGACGTCGCCGACACGCGTGAAAGCCCGGCGCTGGACCTGATCGACCGCCTCCAAGAAGCCGGCGCGGCGGTGAGCTGCCACGATCCGCACGTGCCCCGCTCGCCGCGCCACGCCGGCCTCGCGAGCGTCCCGCTCACCGCCGCGACGCTCGCCGCCGCGGACGCCGTGGTCGTCGCCACCGACCACGCGGCGCTCGACCTCGCGCTCGTCGGCGAGCACGCGTCGCTCGTGGTCGACACCCGGAACGCGATGGCCGCCGTGCGGCCGTGCCGGGCGAGGGTCGTGCTCGCCTGA
- the ribB gene encoding 3,4-dihydroxy-2-butanone-4-phosphate synthase, whose product MPASSAPAASPDPIVPVVEALRAGRIAVLIDDEQRENEGDLLCAAEHATPEVINFMLTHGRGMLFVALDGETCDRLDLPPQHRVNTTQRGTAYTLTVDAAEAFGVTTGVSTADRSATIRRLAAADAEPGDFDRPGHVQPLRAREGGTLVRAGHTEGLIDLMRLAGCRPAAVGIEVMNPDGTMARQSDLDRLCREHALPACSVADLIGHRLERDRLVRRVTERPLTNAFGDWTLIAYSSDVDPFPHVALVKGDVGAADPLGRVADDPEPVLVRMHSQNLLGDVFGDREQPSGETLEASMAMIERAGRGAVVYLRHEAMGRGLVRDLHTRRATLADGPPDPHDERVRPDPDRAAAADTPAVVHKSDHGIGCQILRDLGVRKLKLITRHPGHPAQRGSLAGFGLEIDSEVAPGAAG is encoded by the coding sequence ATGCCCGCCTCCTCCGCCCCCGCCGCCTCACCGGACCCCATCGTGCCCGTGGTGGAGGCGCTCCGCGCCGGCCGCATCGCGGTGCTCATCGACGACGAGCAGCGTGAGAACGAGGGCGACCTCCTGTGCGCGGCGGAGCACGCGACGCCGGAGGTCATCAACTTCATGCTCACCCACGGCCGCGGCATGCTCTTCGTGGCGCTCGACGGCGAGACCTGCGACCGGCTCGACCTGCCGCCGCAGCACCGCGTGAACACCACGCAGCGCGGCACCGCGTACACGCTGACGGTCGACGCGGCGGAGGCCTTCGGCGTGACGACGGGCGTGTCGACGGCCGATCGCTCCGCGACGATCCGGCGCCTCGCGGCGGCCGACGCGGAGCCGGGCGACTTCGACCGGCCCGGCCACGTGCAGCCGCTGCGGGCCCGCGAGGGCGGGACGCTCGTGCGGGCCGGCCACACCGAGGGGCTCATCGACCTGATGCGGCTGGCCGGCTGCCGGCCGGCGGCGGTCGGCATCGAGGTGATGAACCCCGACGGAACGATGGCCCGGCAGAGCGACCTGGACCGGCTGTGCCGCGAGCACGCGCTCCCGGCGTGCTCCGTCGCCGACCTCATCGGCCACCGGCTCGAGCGTGACCGGCTGGTGCGCCGCGTGACCGAGCGGCCGCTGACCAACGCCTTCGGCGACTGGACGCTGATCGCCTACTCCAGCGACGTCGACCCCTTCCCGCACGTGGCGCTGGTCAAGGGCGACGTGGGCGCGGCCGATCCGCTCGGCCGCGTCGCCGACGACCCCGAGCCGGTGCTGGTGCGGATGCACAGCCAGAACCTGCTCGGCGACGTGTTCGGCGACCGCGAGCAGCCCTCCGGCGAGACGCTGGAGGCCTCGATGGCGATGATCGAGCGGGCCGGCCGCGGCGCGGTGGTCTACCTGCGGCACGAGGCGATGGGCCGCGGGCTCGTCCGCGACCTGCACACGCGCCGCGCGACGCTGGCCGACGGCCCGCCCGACCCGCACGACGAGCGCGTGCGGCCCGACCCCGACCGGGCCGCCGCGGCCGACACCCCGGCCGTCGTGCACAAGAGCGACCACGGCATCGGCTGCCAGATCCTGCGCGACCTGGGCGTGCGGAAGCTCAAGCTGATCACCCGGCACCCGGGCCATCCGGCGCAGCGCGGGTCGCTCGCGGGCTTCGGGCTGGAGATCGACAGCGAGGTGGCGCCCGGCGCGGCGGGCTGA
- a CDS encoding RNA recognition motif domain-containing protein yields the protein MINIYIGNLPYKTGEADLADLFSRFGTVERATIVKDRDTGRSRGFGFVEMEDHAAGTLAIETLLAEEYNGRPLTINEARPRGGGGGGTGGGGGGSPSRSPSPPASAPPRAPRTSFGNSIGYSNQLAEGRAAAESGRAEPDPAAEPEDASVPEPPVSRGYTNDFLPG from the coding sequence ATGATCAACATCTACATCGGCAACCTGCCTTACAAGACCGGCGAGGCCGACCTCGCCGACCTCTTCTCGCGCTTCGGCACGGTGGAGCGGGCGACGATCGTCAAGGACCGCGACACGGGCCGCTCGCGAGGCTTCGGCTTCGTGGAGATGGAAGACCACGCCGCGGGCACGCTCGCCATCGAGACGCTGCTCGCCGAGGAGTACAACGGCCGGCCGCTCACGATCAACGAGGCACGCCCACGCGGCGGGGGCGGGGGCGGCACCGGCGGGGGCGGCGGCGGTTCGCCGTCGCGCAGCCCGTCGCCGCCCGCTTCCGCCCCGCCGCGGGCGCCGCGGACCAGCTTCGGCAACTCGATCGGCTACTCCAACCAGCTCGCCGAGGGACGCGCCGCCGCGGAGAGCGGCAGAGCAGAACCCGACCCCGCGGCCGAGCCCGAGGACGCGTCGGTGCCCGAGCCGCCGGTGAGCCGGGGGTACACCAACGACTTCCTGCCCGGTTGA
- a CDS encoding GIY-YIG nuclease family protein: MNLSGESRRALLRLLLAAVLLAAPARAGEAVAIEVDVALVRQAFVEVHAGHSADEVVVQEGLNAAFLNACARLHRRSADRLGEAKIVAFTTACNRALLNLRKAGGLRGEDARTTRRHADREGAPPPDAYRHAAEIAARRVTDAHAATLDDVLCDPTLRAAFAAEGHALAGPVEGLRDEDLRRAALTLRKSRRLRPELVVRVADWGRTMGDAPAGELAAAFAGSEEPVPAAPGVYLLADGGGYLYIGEALDLAARLRQHLDESDRTALRHHLLENGLAGVTVEWHAFDPASDARLARYRRAYESDLIASRRPRFNVRP; encoded by the coding sequence ATGAACCTCTCCGGGGAATCGCGTCGGGCGCTGCTGCGCCTCCTGCTCGCCGCCGTGCTGCTCGCGGCCCCGGCCCGGGCGGGGGAAGCGGTCGCCATCGAGGTGGACGTGGCGCTGGTGCGGCAAGCCTTCGTGGAGGTCCATGCCGGGCACTCGGCGGACGAGGTGGTGGTGCAGGAGGGCCTCAACGCGGCCTTCCTCAACGCCTGCGCCCGCCTGCACCGGCGCAGCGCGGACCGCTTGGGCGAGGCGAAGATCGTGGCGTTCACCACGGCGTGCAATCGGGCGCTGCTCAACCTGCGGAAGGCCGGCGGGCTCCGCGGCGAGGACGCCCGGACGACCCGCCGCCACGCCGACCGGGAGGGTGCCCCCCCGCCGGACGCGTACCGGCACGCGGCGGAGATCGCGGCGCGGCGGGTGACCGACGCCCACGCCGCGACGCTCGACGACGTGCTCTGCGACCCGACCCTGCGGGCGGCCTTCGCGGCGGAGGGGCACGCGCTGGCGGGGCCGGTGGAGGGCCTCCGCGACGAGGACCTGCGGCGGGCGGCGCTCACGCTGCGGAAGAGCCGGCGGCTGCGGCCGGAGCTGGTCGTGCGGGTCGCGGATTGGGGCCGGACGATGGGCGACGCGCCCGCGGGCGAGCTGGCGGCGGCCTTCGCCGGAAGCGAGGAGCCGGTGCCCGCCGCGCCGGGCGTCTACCTCCTCGCCGACGGCGGCGGCTACCTGTACATCGGCGAGGCGTTGGACCTGGCGGCCCGGCTGCGTCAGCACCTCGACGAGAGCGACCGCACGGCGCTGCGTCACCACCTGCTGGAGAACGGGCTGGCCGGGGTGACCGTGGAGTGGCACGCCTTCGACCCGGCGAGCGACGCGCGGCTGGCCCGGTACCGGCGGGCCTACGAGAGCGACCTGATCGCGTCGCGCCGCCCGCGCTTCAACGTGCGGCCCTGA